Proteins encoded together in one Neobacillus sp. FSL H8-0543 window:
- a CDS encoding HXXEE domain-containing protein, with protein sequence MEQWVDVQTLIWLFPIMFILHDFEEIIMVERWMKRNSTIIYDILPKRIADRVIKQFSMSTAQFAVVVLVIFLFVSSSTVMATNM encoded by the coding sequence ATGGAACAGTGGGTTGATGTTCAAACACTTATCTGGTTATTTCCAATTATGTTTATCCTTCATGATTTTGAAGAAATTATTATGGTTGAAAGGTGGATGAAGAGAAATTCAACTATAATATATGACATATTGCCGAAAAGAATTGCGGATAGAGTAATTAAACAATTTTCTATGTCAACAGCCCAGTTTGCAGTTGTCGTATTAGTTATTTTCCTATTCGTAAGTAGTTCAACAGTTATGGCAACCAATATGTAA
- a CDS encoding HXXEE domain-containing protein, which translates to MTTVFFLHAFTHIGQSIILRSVTPGAFTSLIVIIPYSLVLYRSLLVNEVITWEIIFLCLPFCLLIIPVALLAHWIGKKVV; encoded by the coding sequence ATTACAACGGTTTTTTTTCTACACGCTTTTACTCATATTGGTCAATCTATCATTCTTCGTTCAGTTACGCCCGGTGCATTTACTTCGTTGATTGTTATCATTCCATACAGTTTAGTTTTATATCGTTCATTATTAGTGAATGAAGTAATTACATGGGAAATTATTTTTCTATGCTTACCTTTTTGTCTCTTAATTATCCCAGTTGCTTTGCTTGCTCATTGGATTGGAAAAAAAGTAGTATAG